One window of Oreochromis niloticus isolate F11D_XX linkage group LG23, O_niloticus_UMD_NMBU, whole genome shotgun sequence genomic DNA carries:
- the LOC102081515 gene encoding uncharacterized protein LOC102081515 isoform X7, with the protein MLCFAAQKKNVMCKYEDLGAFWLDTTIFTFTWSMSAVEYVRRARTNLVRTLKGLTTVIVENLYQRGVFSEEEVSKINTERDDFDKNRGIVDTVIKGGEAACYEFLRIIDITRKRSTERPPSFLENTDSNSSSRDKFDLSYWISCFSFKEDTNMDVTYLQGPSPCHRYQQKLKSKAQKISERSWTQSKAVLFNKETSLSYSSLVLDTQGQASASKIKKSKIKKSRKVRTKKLKAHIPEDKQETSPSELLKTYERKILLVGKPGIGKTAVVHQMLKLWSEKDNKDIDYMFYFDMRETPNITEVHKLKDLLFCKFSEPDEGKDKVLEDLKNNADSVTIIFDGVADVPSSSTQSVVLELIQKTLLPEAKIIITCRPEVESADFLLDWDCLRVEVKGFSEQGIREYLSKNLSEEHFSKVLCNLELFSLCHVPMYALMVVACFSFEGTVFCPHPCTVTEIYLNILHFCNQRNVGKTSENEAVQCNAILSLAEAAFYATKGKNVNLTSLTQIDRCANLGFMNKLLIQAGPVQKKPLCAFLHYTIQEVFAALWLLKDPERIRSVVQQCLTDDIKHMKHLVPFLCGLLNEKNMDLLQFLFTSQHLRETSGWFFKHLVTTFVDCSDTEDCEIDLLFLCQCLYESQSAEACVYLLDKLDYSLDLSGETLNPQQCYAVSYIISQSKERKIQLNLEDTTVSKQGVRPLLGCLSKLQRTDFLSWQLWTICLLSEVEVDYISLLCFAENQLHLSVNSQTQLYDRAGKVLQKSAEKVKVCLHWDHRSSVYQSVSKFLLLCLPNIHSLSVDTKTSDEDRTKFFVNLFCAAAEREQQTGEKILELLSSVCTYQTFPFNERCKDDDDDHDMKKRQCDLLLDLYSKVKDCEAKTGLSVLPSLQSVFQSAPAVWFINLSERKTSILLEVLKLQPEKKQVELTQYTHKKSKIRSFLQCLPYISQLSVDSLGPRLHEAVRFFVNLFCAAAEREQQTGEKILELLSSVCTYQTFPVNEKDMDDDNDDDDDDMKKRQCDHLLDLYSKVKDCETKTGLSVLPSLQSVFQSAPAVWSINLSERTTSILLEVLKLQPEKKQVELTQYTHKKSKIRSFLQCLPYISQLSVDTKTSDEDRTKFFVNLFCAAAEREQQTGEKILELLSSVCTYQTFPFNERCKDDDDDMKKRQCDHLLDLYSKVKDCEAKTGLSVLPSLQSVFQSAPAVWFINLSERKTSILLEVLKLQPEKKQVELTQYTHKKSKIRSFLQCLPYISQLSVYFEDPDEEIRFFVNLFCAAAEREQQTGETILELLSSVCTFNMFPFDGYDDDLDKYRCDLLLDMCSDVKDCETKTGLSVLPSLQSVFQSAPAVWFINLSERKTSILLEVLKLQPEKKQVELTQYTHKKSKIRSFLQCLPYISQLSYSVYPDWTDPFEGARFFVNLFCAAAEREQQTGETILELLSSVCTYQTFPVNDIFINDCYRSDFLLDLYCHVKDYETKTGLSVLPSIQSVFQSAPAVWSINFIYTNFSILLEVLKLQSEKKQVELREWPEEEEEEDSVLRSFLQCLPYISQLSCDPDFFQSVCTSMSVRSREEAQQLKSLLQLLGFQLLLTGELHRKSCWSVGRVLKLCSSKVDLILTPSKMSARGAALLFRHTTQLHSLRLSIDMSLLLFQWVRRGRVVCPLAVEELSLVPKKARPSHRVMLRAVSSLASLLRYWTVARLDLTETCIPAQGLITLLLHDGPLTVKLSEESFQQLLCLLHEIQDKDLTLSFLSKVGGDLTSCCLNWELLHYLLQQSSAQTITVDLRKNFFLQEETTRLLPFLDRIVFKRPSPSFVMSSIRELYRAHDSHAVPSLLRSFGHVINLSSRELDSVDCAALIFILKHGDGVKLNLLWTSIPAEGVESILFMLDKVSHLSVDRNQLLRFIHCCAACDVQQEAASGLLRTLQHSLDLSCSSCVELPEEDQPEPLSLTADDCRAVSTILTHSSRDTQLDLRDCEVEDSVLDLLFPVLHRVRLRVSKTVLLQLLSLVPVNSERDTVRRAVSLCGALGGELDLSHSTLDQRACGALVQMLDSCEGLTELDLSHCQLTDQLLLPLITHLHKVQVLDLSHNQITDASTDVLLQLLSINPSIDCVRLYSNNIVHRAAFKEHKQFEVW; encoded by the exons CCACAGATACCAGCAAAAGCTGAAATCCAAAGCTCAGAAGATTTCAGAAAGATCATGGACCCAAAGTAAAGCAGTCCTGTTCAACAAGGAGACATCTTTGTCGTACTCGTCACTTGTGTTAGACACACAAGGACAGGCTTCAgcatccaaaataaaaaaatcaaagatcAAGAAAAGCAGGAAGGTTCGTACTAAAAAACTAAAGGCCCACATACCTGAGGACAAACAGGAAACTTCCCCCAGTGAACTGCTGAAAACGTATGAAAGAAAAATCCTTTTGGTAGGAAAACCTGGAATTGGGAAAACGGCTGTGGTCCATCAGATGTTGAAACTGTGGTCAGAGAAAGACAACAAGGATATAGATTACATGTTCTACTTTGATATGAGAGAAACACCCAACATCACAGAGGTCCATAAACTGAAGGATCTTCTCTTCTGTAAGTTCAGTGAACCAGATGAAGGCAAAGACAAAGTCTTAGAGGATTTAAAGAATAATGCTGACAGTGTTACTATAATTTTTGATGGAGTGGCAGATGTCCCCTCTTCATCAACCCAGTCTGTAGTGCTGGAGCTCATACAGAAGACTCTTCTACCTGAAGCAAAGATCATCATCACCTGCAGACCAGAGGTGGAGTCAGCAGACTTCCTGTTAGATTGGGACTGTCTCAGAGTGGAAGTgaaaggcttcagtgaacagggCATCAGAGAGTACTTATCCAAGAATCTGAGTGAGGAACACTTCAGCAAAGTTTTGTGTAACTTGGAGTTGTTCTCTCTGTGCCATGTCCCCATGTACGCCCTGATGGTGGTTGCCTGCTTTAGTTTTGAAGGCACAGTTTTCTGTCCGCATCCCTGCACAGTTACCGAAATATACCTCAATATCCTCCATTTCTGCAATCAGAGAAATGTTGGAAAGacatctgaaaatgaagccgtccAGTGCAATGCAATACTATCTTTAGCTGAAGCTGCTTTTTAtgcaacaaaaggaaaaaatgtgaaCCTGACATCACTAACCCAGATTGACAGGTGTGCTAATTTGGGCTTTATGAACAAACTTCTAATTCAAGCCGGTCCCGTTCAAAAGAAACCCTTGTGTGCTTTTCTCCACTACACAATTCAGGAGGTTTTTGCAGCTCTGTGGCTCCTGAAGGATCCAGAAAGGATCAGGAGTGTTGTTCAACAGTGTCTCACTGACGACATCAAACACATGAAACATTTGGTTCCTTTTTTGTGTGGACTGTTAAATGAGAAGAACATGGACTTGTTACAATTTCTGTTTACTTCTCAGCATCTCAGAGAAACATCTGGCTGGTTCTTCAAACACTTGGTGACCACCTTTGTAGATTGTAGTGACACTGAGGACTGTGAAATAGACTTGCTGTTCTTATGTCAGTGTCTCTATGAGTCTCAGTCTGCTGAAGCCTGTGTTTATCTTCTGGATAAACTGGACTACTCTCTTGATCTGAGTGGGGAGACTCTCAATCCTCAGCAATGCTATGCCGTGTCCTATATAATCAGCCAGAGTAAGGAGAGGAAAATACAGCTGAACCTGGAGGATACAACAGTATCAAAACAAGGAGTGAGACCATTACTAGGATGTCTGAGCAAACTACAAAG GACTGACTTCTTATCATGGCAGCTGTGGACCATTTGTCTTCTcagtgaggtggaggtggattacATCAGCTTACTTTGCTTTGCTGAAAACCAGCTGCACCTTTCAGTAAACAGTCAAACACAACTCTATGACCGAGCTGGAAAAGTTCTGCAGAAAAGTGCTGAGAAGGTTAAAGTCTGCCTCCACTGGGATCACAGAAGTTCTGTTTACCAATCTGTCAGCAAGTTTCTCTTACTGTGTTTACCCAACATCCACTCACTCAG TGTTGATACAAAGACATCAGATGAAGACAGAACAAAGTTCTTTGTgaatctgttctgtgcagcagcagagagagaacagcagacaggagagaagatactggagctgttatcatcagtgtgcaCATATCAAACATTCCCTTTTAATGAGAGATGCAAGGATGATGACGATGACCATGATATGAAGAAACGTCAGTGTGATCTCCTCCTGGATCTGTACTCCAAAGTGAAGGACTGTGAGGCTAAAACAGGCTtgagtgtccttccatcattacagtcagttttccagtcagctcctgcagtctggttcataaacctctcagagagaaagacctccatccttctggaagtgctgaaactccaaccagagaagaaacaagtggagctgacaCAGTACACTCATAAAAAGAGTAAAATTAGGAGTTTCCtgcagtgtctgccttatatctcacagctcag TGTTGATAGTTTGGGGCCACGTCTTCATGAAGCAGTCAGGTTCTTTGTgaatctgttctgtgcagcagcagagagagaacagcagacaggagagaagatactggagctgttatcatcagtgtgcaC ATATCAAACATTCCCTGTTAATGAGAAAGACATGGATGATGACAATGACGATGACGACGATGATATGAAGAAACGTCAGTGTGATCACCTCCTTGATCTGTACTCCAAAGTGAAGGACTGTGAGACTAAAACAGGCTtgagtgtccttccatcattacagtcagttttccagtcagctcctgcagtctggtccataaacctctcagagagaacgacctccatcctcctggaagtgctgaaactccaaccagagaagaaacaagtggagctgacaCAGTACACTCATAAAAAGAGTAAAATTAGGAGTTTCCtgcagtgtctgccttatatctcacagctcag TGTTGATACAAAGACATCAGATGAAGACAGAACAAAGTTCTTTGTgaatctgttctgtgcagcagcagagagagaacagcagacaggagagaagatactggagctgttatcatcagtgtgcaCATATCAAACATTCCCTTTTAATGAGAGATGcaaggatgatgatgatgatatgaAGAAACGTCAGTGTGATCACCTCCTGGATCTGTACTCCAAAGTGAAGGACTGTGAGGCTAAAACTGGCTtgagtgtccttccatcattacagtcagttttccagtcagctcctgcagtctggttcataaacctctcagagagaaagacctccatcctcctggaagtgctgaaactccaaccagagaagaaacaagtggagctgacaCAGTACACTCATAAAAAGAGTAAAATTAGGAGTTTCCtgcagtgtctgccttatatctcacagctcag TGTTTATTTTGAGGATCCAGATGAAGAAATCAGGTTCTTTGTgaatctgttctgtgcagcagcagagagagaacagcagacaggagagacgatactggagctgttatcatcagtgtgcaCATTTAACATGTTCCCTTTTGATGGCTATGATGATGATTTGGACAAATATCGGTGTGATCTCCTCCTGGATATGTGCTCTGATGTGAAGGACTGTGAGACTAAAACAGGCTtgagtgtccttccatcattacagtcagttttccagtcagctcctgcagtctggttcataaacctctcagagagaaagacctccatcctcctggaagtgctgaaactccaaccagagaagaaacaagtggagctgacaCAGTACACTCATAAAAAGAGTAAAATTAGGAGTTTCCtgcagtgtctgccttatatctcacagctcag TTACAGTGTTTATCCTGATTGGACAGATCCATTTGAGGGCGCCAGGTTCTTTGTgaatctgttctgtgcagcagcagagagagaacagcagacaggagagacgatactggagctgttatcatcagtgtgcaCATATCAAACATTCCCTGTTAATGACATTTTCATTAATGATTGTTATCGGTCTGATTTCCTGTTGGATCTGTACTGCCACGTGAAGGACTATGAGACTAAAACAGGCTTGAGTGTCCTCCCATCAAtacagtcagttttccagtcagctcctgcagtctggtccaTAAACTTCATATACACCAACTTCTCCATCCTCCTAGAAGTACTGAAACTCCAAtcagagaagaaacaagtggagctgagaGAATggccagaagaagaagaagaagaagacagtgTACTGAGGAGTTTCCtgcagtgtctgccttatatctcacagctcag CTGTGATCCAGACTTCTTCCAGAGTGTGTGTACATCCATGTCTGTAAGATCCAGAGAGGAGGCCCAGCAGCTGAAGtctctgctgcagctcctggGGTTCCAGCTGCTGTTAACAGGAGAGTTACACAGGAAAAGCTGCTGGTCTGTGGGGAGAGTTCTCAAACTGTGCAGCTCTAAAGTGGATCTCATCCTCACACCCAGCAAGATGTCTGCCAGAGGAGCCGCTCTCCTCTttagacacacaacacaactaCACAGTCTGAG GCTTTCCATCGACATGTCCTTGCTCCTGTTTCAGTGGGTAAGAAGAGGCAGAGTGGTCTGTCCGCTGGCTGTTGAAGAGCTTTCTCTTGTGCCTAAGAAAGCCCGACCATCACACAGAGTAATGTTGAGGGCTGTCAGTAGTTTGGCTTCCCTGCTGAGATACTGGACAGTCGCACGGTTAGACCTGACTGAGACCTGCATCCCTGCTCAGGGTCTCATTACACTGCTGCTCCATGATGGTCCTCTAACAGTCAA ACTGAGTGAAGAGAGCTTCCAGCAGCTTCTGTGTCTCCTCCATGAAATCCAGGACAAGGACTTGACGTTGTCCTTCCTGAGTAAGGTTGGTGGAGACCTGACCTCCTGCTGTCTGAACTGGGAGCTTCTTCACTATCTGCTGCAGCAGTCGTCAGCTCAGACCATCACTGTGGACCTGAGGAAGAACTTCTTCTTACAGGAGGAAACCACACGTCTGCTTCCCTTTCTGGACAGGATTGTGTTTAAAAG gCCCAGTCCCAGCTTTGTGATGAGCTCCATCAGAGAGCTCTACAGAGCTCATGACAGTCACGCTGTACCCAGTTTACTGAGGTCATTTGGTCATGTGATCAACCTGAGCAGCAGAGAGCTGGACTCAGtggactgtgctgctctgatcTTCATCCTCAAACACGGAGACGGAGTTAAACTGAACCTCCTGTGGACCTCCATACCAGCAGAGGGAGTAGAGTCCATCCTCTTCATGCTGGACAAAGTTTCTCATCTCAG TGTTGACAGGAACCAGCTGCTGAGGTTCATCCACTGCTGTGCTGCCTGTGACGTCCAGCAGGAGGCAGCGTCAGGCCTGCTGAGGACTCTGCAGCACAGCTTGGATCTGTCCTGCTCCTCCTGTGTGGAGCTACCAGAGGAGGATCAGCCTGAGCCTCTGAGTCTGACTGCTGATGACTGCAGGGCCGTCTCCACCATCCTGACACACAGCAGCCGGGACACACAGCTCGACCTGCGAGACTGTGAGGTGGAGGACAGCGTGCTGGACCTGCTGTTTCCTGTCCTCCACAGGGTCCGCCTCAG AGTCAGTAAAActgtcctcctccagctgctgtCTCTGGTTCCTGTGAACAGTGAGAGGGACACAGTGAGGCGGGCGGTGTCCCTGTGTGGAGCCCTGGGTGGAGAGCTGGATCTCAGTCACAGCACGCTGGATCAGAGGGCCTGTGGGGCTTTGGTCCAGATGCTGGACTCGTGTGAAGGGCTGACAGAGCTGGACCTCAGTCACTGTCAGCTCACTGACCAGCTGCTGCTCCCTCTCATCACACATCTGCACAAAGTCCAAGTCCTGGA tCTGAGTCACAATCAGATCACTGATGCTTCGACTGATGTGTTACTGCAGCTGCTCTCCATCAACCCCTCCATCGACTGTGTGCG ACTCTACAGCAACAACATCGTGCACAGAGCAGCCTTCAAGGAACACAAGCAGTTTGAGGTCTGGTGA